A single window of Mycobacterium sp. ITM-2016-00318 DNA harbors:
- the sepH gene encoding septation protein SepH: MRELRVVGLDVDGKRIICESDDPGEKFILRADDRLRAAVRGDKSGVSKTQTDTEVPNVLSPKEIQARIRAGASIEQVAESAGVDVSRVERFAHPVLLERSRAAELATAAHPVLADGPAVLTLLETITTALIARGLNPDSVNWDAWRNEDGRWTVQLSWQAGHSENAAHFRFTPGAHGGTVTAFDDAACELIDPDFARPPLRPVAPVAQMAVEEPEPPVQVEQVPEPPKPARTPRARKAKPPVPAWEDVLLGVRSSGQGG; the protein is encoded by the coding sequence ATGCGGGAACTCAGAGTCGTCGGACTAGACGTTGACGGCAAACGCATAATCTGCGAAAGCGACGACCCAGGCGAGAAGTTCATTCTGCGTGCCGACGACCGGTTGCGGGCCGCCGTGCGCGGCGACAAATCCGGCGTCAGCAAAACTCAAACCGATACTGAGGTTCCGAACGTGCTGAGCCCCAAGGAGATTCAAGCCAGGATTCGCGCGGGCGCATCCATCGAGCAGGTCGCCGAATCGGCGGGCGTTGATGTCTCCCGGGTCGAGCGGTTCGCTCACCCTGTGCTGCTCGAGCGCTCTCGCGCGGCCGAACTGGCAACTGCGGCACACCCCGTGCTCGCCGACGGCCCTGCGGTGCTCACGCTGCTGGAGACCATAACGACGGCGCTGATCGCCCGCGGACTGAACCCCGACTCCGTCAACTGGGACGCGTGGCGCAACGAGGACGGCCGCTGGACCGTGCAGCTGTCCTGGCAGGCGGGTCATTCCGAGAACGCAGCGCATTTCCGGTTCACACCCGGCGCGCACGGCGGCACGGTGACCGCCTTCGACGATGCGGCGTGCGAGCTGATCGACCCCGATTTCGCCAGGCCGCCGCTGCGGCCGGTGGCGCCGGTCGCTCAGATGGCGGTCGAAGAGCCCGAACCGCCGGTGCAGGTCGAGCAGGTGCCGGAACCACCCAAGCCGGCGCGGACGCCGCGCGCCCGCAAGGCCAAGCCACCGGTACCGGCCTGGGAAGACGTGCTCCTAGGGGTGCGCTCCAGCGGTCAGGGCGGCTAG
- the serC gene encoding phosphoserine transaminase → MAELTIPADLKPTDGRFGCGPSKVRPEQLAALAAAGDLFGTSHRQAPVKNLVGRVRDGVRDLFGAPDGYEVILGNGGSTAFWDAAAFGLIDKRSLHLTYGEFSAKFASAVSKNPYVGDPVVIKADPGSAPQPQSDPSVDVIAWAHNETSTGVAVPVQRPEGSGDALVVIDATSAAGGLPVDITDVDAYYFAPQKNFASDGGLWIAVASPAALARIESIAASGRWVPDFLSLPIAVENSLKNQTYNTPAIGTLILLAEQLDWMLSNGGLDWAVKRTADSSARLYSWAEASAYATPFVADPAHRSQVVGTIDFSDDVDAAAVAKTLRANGIVDTEPYRKLGRNQLRIAMFTAVDPDDVSALTQCIDWVTERL, encoded by the coding sequence ATGGCTGAGCTGACGATTCCCGCCGATCTCAAACCCACCGACGGCCGCTTCGGCTGCGGGCCGTCGAAGGTGCGGCCGGAGCAGTTGGCCGCGCTTGCCGCCGCAGGCGACCTGTTCGGCACCTCGCATCGGCAGGCGCCGGTGAAGAACCTTGTCGGCCGGGTCCGCGACGGCGTCAGGGACTTGTTCGGCGCACCCGACGGCTACGAGGTGATCCTCGGCAACGGCGGCTCGACGGCGTTCTGGGACGCCGCTGCGTTCGGGCTCATCGACAAGCGCTCCCTGCACCTGACCTACGGCGAGTTCAGCGCGAAGTTCGCCTCGGCGGTGAGCAAGAACCCGTATGTCGGCGACCCGGTCGTTATCAAGGCCGATCCTGGCAGTGCCCCGCAACCGCAGTCGGACCCGTCCGTCGACGTCATCGCGTGGGCGCACAACGAGACGTCGACCGGTGTGGCGGTGCCCGTCCAGCGTCCGGAGGGCTCCGGGGACGCCCTGGTGGTCATCGACGCCACCTCGGCGGCGGGCGGCCTCCCCGTGGACATCACCGACGTCGACGCGTATTACTTTGCGCCGCAGAAGAATTTCGCCAGCGACGGCGGGCTCTGGATCGCGGTCGCCTCCCCCGCCGCCCTGGCGCGGATTGAATCGATCGCGGCATCGGGCCGCTGGGTGCCCGACTTCCTCTCGCTGCCCATCGCGGTCGAGAACAGCCTGAAAAACCAGACCTACAACACCCCGGCGATCGGCACGCTGATCCTGCTCGCCGAGCAGCTCGACTGGATGCTGTCCAACGGCGGCCTTGACTGGGCCGTGAAACGCACCGCGGACTCGTCTGCGCGGCTGTACTCGTGGGCAGAGGCGTCGGCGTACGCGACGCCGTTCGTCGCCGATCCCGCGCACCGGTCACAGGTCGTCGGCACCATTGACTTCTCCGACGACGTGGACGCCGCGGCCGTCGCCAAGACGCTGCGGGCTAACGGCATCGTCGACACCGAGCCCTATCGCAAACTCGGCCGCAACCAGCTGCGGATCGCCATGTTCACGGCCGTCGATCCGGATGACGTGAGCGCGTTGACACAGTGCATCGACTGGGTCACCGAACGCCTCTGA
- a CDS encoding CAP domain-containing protein, which produces MVTRGIASTLLSVCAATTAAVGSVTAAAPALADGDQGGTVLSEINATRAANGCGPVAANPQLTASAARHARDMLHNGVLAHTGSDGSSLTQRVTDAGYAPYAQLGEIVYWNTDPGSAPGAAVAWWMNSPDHRAIITDCALTEAGFSVVSDGDEMTAAGDFGTRQ; this is translated from the coding sequence GTGGTCACTAGAGGAATAGCGTCAACGCTACTTTCAGTATGCGCGGCAACGACGGCCGCCGTCGGTTCGGTAACCGCTGCGGCTCCAGCTCTTGCCGACGGCGATCAGGGCGGAACGGTCCTGTCCGAGATCAACGCGACCCGCGCGGCGAACGGCTGCGGGCCTGTCGCGGCGAACCCACAGTTGACCGCGTCGGCCGCGCGGCACGCGCGGGACATGCTCCACAACGGCGTGCTGGCCCACACCGGCTCGGACGGCTCCTCGCTCACCCAGCGCGTCACCGATGCCGGCTATGCGCCGTACGCCCAGCTGGGCGAGATCGTGTACTGGAACACCGACCCCGGCAGCGCCCCCGGTGCCGCGGTCGCCTGGTGGATGAACAGCCCCGACCACCGCGCGATCATCACCGACTGCGCACTGACCGAAGCCGGCTTCTCGGTCGTCAGCGACGGTGACGAGATGACCGCGGCAGGGGACTTCGGGACGCGCCAGTAG
- a CDS encoding DUF2537 domain-containing protein produces MWPVTDDATPWGTGLAVAAFVAVVTAGAVVVLSIGLIRVHPLVAVGLNLVAVGGLAPTVWGWRATPVLRWFVLGLGVGVAGAWLALLALTLS; encoded by the coding sequence ATTTGGCCCGTGACGGACGACGCGACGCCGTGGGGAACCGGTCTGGCCGTTGCGGCCTTCGTCGCCGTCGTGACCGCGGGCGCGGTGGTCGTGTTGAGCATCGGATTGATCCGGGTCCATCCACTTGTCGCCGTCGGGCTCAACCTCGTGGCGGTTGGCGGACTTGCGCCGACGGTGTGGGGTTGGCGGGCGACCCCGGTGCTGCGGTGGTTCGTGCTCGGTCTCGGCGTCGGTGTGGCAGGTGCGTGGCTGGCCCTGCTGGCGTTGACGTTGAGCTAG